The Candidatus Palauibacter australiensis genome contains the following window.
CAGCGCCTCGATGTCGAAGGCCCGCAGGATCGGCTCGAAGTTCGCGCCCCGCACCGCCCGCGCCACCGGAAGAGCCTCGTCCGCCACGTTCGTGTGTCGCACGACGCGGAGGAAGATTCGCTCGTCGTCGGATCCGTTCCTCTCCCAGCGAAGGACCTGCGTATTCGCCTTCTGGCCTCCGTAGCCCATCCCCTCGGGAACCGCCGCCAGACGGCTCACGAGGAGGATGTCGCGCCCCAGAACCTCCTCCGGAATCTCGAACAGCCATTTGTCGTCCACCCGGTGGACGTGGACCATCCCCGAATCCGTGACCGCTTCCTCCGTGACGACTTCGGCATAGGGCTCCGGCCCGTCTTCGTCATCGCCGCCGCCGCGGGGGCCGGGTCCCCCTCCGGCCGAGGCGGTCGGGGCGGGCGCGGGCCTGGCGAAGGGCCGGATGCAGCCCGTGGCCACGACGAGGAGCGAGAGGCTAAGGATGAGGACGAGGGGGCGTGTACTGCGCACGATCTGGACCATGCTATGGCTTTCCGGTTCGGGAAAAAGTATGGAAGGGGTCACGGTCTTCGACCCGGGCGCTCAACGTAAGCGGGGGCGGAATGGCGGGCCAACCTCGCCGGTCCGGCTGCCCCGGCCGATCCGCACGCCCGCCGCATTGACGGATCCGCCTTGAAACGCCTAACGTTCCGGCAGTTACGCCTTGTCTCGTCGACGTTCGCCGCAGTGAAAGGCACGCGTGCGGAGGGCGCGGCGTCTTATTTCGAAGGAGGTACCCCGATGCGCATCCGCACCCTGGCTCCCTTCGCCCTGGCTCTGACCATCGCCTGTGGCGGGGCGGAGACGGAAGAAGCCGCGACGACGGAGGAGATGACGGAGGCGATGGACGATGCCCCGGCCATGTCCGATGCCGAAGCGGCGATGACGGAAATCACCGATTACTACGAGACTCATTTCAACATGGGTCACGGCAGCATGGTCGGCGGCCGCTACTCCGAGGACGGACTCCTCTGGAGCGCCTCCGGCGCCATGGTCTACGGGAGCGAGGCGGTCGGCGCCGCCCTCCAGGCGCGGATCGACGCGGAGGGCTCGCAGCTCGCGATCCATCCGGGCGAAACCATGGGCTTCGGCGACCAGATCGTTTCGCGCGGACACTACGTCCTCACCGGCACGGTGGACGGAGCGGAGGCCCGGAACTCCGGGTACTACATGGCGGTGGCCGAGAACGTGGACGGCGAGTGGTCGCTCAAGGGGGTCGTGAGCAACTACGACACGCCCGACCAGTCGATGTCCGCCGGCCAGATGATGGACATGCCCGAGGGGATGGGGGGCGACCTCATCCAGGCGAGCGGCGACTACTTCGCCACGCACTACAACATGGGGCACGCCTCGATGGTCGCGAACACCTTCACGGAGAACGCGGTCGCGATGATGCCGGGCGAGCGGGCCCGCGAGGGTCGCGCGGCCGTGGAGGAAGGGCTGCAGGCGATGTTCGACGCGGGCGTGACGTTCAGCGGGATCAGCGGCTGGTCCGCGCACGAGCTGGACGAGGGTCATGTGGTCGGCATCGGCACCTACGGCACCGAGGGTCCGGACGGGGCCGGGGGCGGCCACTTCGCGGGGCTCTACTCGCGAGGCGAGGACGGGGGTCTCATGCTGCACTGGCTCGTGATGGGAGCGCACGCCTCCGGCATGTAACCGCCGGTCCGGGCAGTCTCCAGGGGCTGTGGCGGCCGGGCCGTTCCCCGCGGTCCGGCCGCCTCCGCGGCCCCCCGCCCGTGATTTTTTCTGCTACGAGCCGAGGTGCGCCCAGTCCGGCAGGACGCCGGGCTCGATCCCGAACAGGAGCGGCCCCACGGCGCGGAAGATCAGCGTGATCACGATCGCGCCGATGAGGTTGAGGAACAGTCCCACCCGCGCCATCTCCGCGATCCTCACCCGGTTGCTCCCGAACACCACCGCGTTGGGCGGCGTCGCCACCGGCATCATGAAGGCGCACGAGGCGGAGAGCGTCGCCGGCACCATCAGCAGGAGCGGGTGAACGCCGGTCGCCACGGCCACCGCCGCGAAGATCGGGAGCACCATCTCCGTCGTCGCCGTGTTCGAGGTGAGTTCGGTGAGGAACGTCATCGCGAGGCAGATGACGAGGATCAGCACGAGCGGCGGCACCGTCGACAGCCCGCTGAATCCTTCCCCGACGAACCGCGCCAGCCCGGTGGTCTGGAAGCCGTGCGCGAGGGCGAAGCCTCCCCCGAACAGCAGCACGATGTTCCACGGGAGCCGGCGCACCACGCCGGGTCCCATGACCGTGGCGGTCTTTGCGCCGGGCGACCTCGTGGGGACGAGAAAGAGAATGGAGGCCATCGTGATCGCCACGGTCCCGTCGTCGATCAGGTGACCGTAGGGCAGGAGCGACGACCAGCCCGGGATCGCAAGCCGGCCGATCTCGATCGGCGCCCGGAACACCCACAGCAGGGCCGTCGCGGCGAAGACGGCGAGGATCGCCCGCTCCTCGAAGGCCACGGGGCCGAGCTTCCGCATCTCGGACTCCACGACATCGCGGTCGACCGAGACCTCATCGGGCACGCGGAAGAAGACCCGGGTGATCAGGATCCACGCGAAGACGAGCATGAGCGCCGCGATCGGAAGCGCCATGACGAACCACACGCCAAAGGAGATGTGCGGGGCGTCCGGGAAGGTGATCGCGAAGATGCGCTGGAGGGAGAGGTTCGGCGGCGTGCCGACCAGCGTCGCGATCCCGCCGGCCGAGCAGGCGTACGCGATTCCCAGCATGATCGACACCGAGAAGGCGCGCGTCCGGCCGCGCCCGAACTGCTCCTCCATGCGGAGGATGACGGCAAGTCCGACCGGGACCATCATGATCGCGGTGGCGGTGTTCGAAATCCACATGGAGAGGAAGGCCGCCGCGAGCATGAAGCCAAGCACGATGCGGGCGGGGCCGCCGCCCACCGCGCGGATGACCCAGAGGGCGATTCGCCGGTGGACGTCCCACTTCTCCATCGTGAGCGCGATCATGAAGCCGCCGAGGAAGAGCACGATCGTGCTGTTGAAGTAGATGGGCGCCGTCTCCCCGGTCCGTTCGATGCCAAGGACCGGGAACAGGAAGAGCGGAAGCAGCGCGGTCGCGAACAGCGGAATCGCGTCGGTGATCCACCAGGTGGCCATGAGAACGGCCACCGCCGCCATGCGGGTGACTTCGGGCCGACCCGGCTCGAGGTCGAGCAGCAGCATCAGCAGGAAAAGGAGCGGTCCGAGCCACAGCCCGATGCGTTGGCCGCGCGAGCGCGTCCCGGACCGGTTCTCCGATCGGTGTTGTGCCATGAGCTTCCTCGCCGCTCCGGGCCCCCGGGTTTTAGGCCCCGCCCGCGCGGGGCCCGGCGCGCGCCGCCCGAGATGGCGCGCCGCCGCCTAGGAACGTACCATCCGGCGCGAGACGCCGCGTAGTTTCCTCTCACGGGCCGCTGGGCTAGCTTTGCGTCCCTTTGCCACGGGCCGCCAGGCCGGGGTCGCTCGTGCCCCCGCCGCGGGCCCGCGATCACGAGACCCACGAAGAACGGTGACAATCTAGATGTTCGGTTCGGTACGCTGGCGATTGGTCTGGATCGCCGTTCTGGTAGCCATTTGCGGTTTCGCCCTGGTTCCCGAGACCATCGTGGACGAAGTCACGGGCGAGTCCGAGCGGGTCTGGCCGCTCAAGCTCGGACTGGACCTGCAGGGCGGCATGCACCTCGCGGTCGAGATCTACGACCCGGAGAACACCTTGAGCGGTCAGGACCTCGACGATGCGGTCGAACGCACGCTCACGACGATTCGGAACCGGATCGACGAGTTCGGCGTCCGCGAGCCGACCGTCCAACGCTCGGGCAACCGGATCATCATCGAACTCGCGGGGGTCGACGACTCGGAACAGGCGAAGCGGATCGCCACGGAGACCGCGTTCATGGAGTTCAAGATCGTCACGGACGGTCAGGAGTTCATGGACGCCCTCGAGCGGATCGACCGCGCGATCGTGAACGAGGTGGGGATCGAGAACCTCCAGGTCACGACGCTGGAGACCGAGCCGGAAGTCGACCTCAGCGACATCCTCGGCGGCGCCGCCGATTCCGCCACGGCGGAGGACGCGGCCGACGCGGAGGATGCGGTCGAAGGAGAGGGCCCGGCCGACGGGGAGGATCCGGCCGCCGATTCGCTCGCGACCGAAGAGGAGGCTGCCGACGCGGTGGATGAAGCCACCGCGCGGCCGCTCGCTGCCCTGCTCGGACAGGGACGGATCCTCGGCGAGTACCTGGTGCCGCAGGAGGATCAGCCTACGGCGGCGGCCTGGCTGGAACTCGAGGGCGTTCGGGAAGCGCTCCCCAGGGGCGTCACGCTACACTGGGGAGTGGAGCAGGTCGGGGCGGGCGCGGGATCCTACGTGCCGCTCTATGTGCTCGATGCGGAGCCACTCATCACGGGCGACATGCTTCAGGACGCGGGTCCGGCGAACCGCGACCCGACGTTCAACCAGCCGATCGTCCCCTTCGAGACGACCCGGCGCGGCTCGCGGGTCTTCGAGCGCGGTACGGCGCGCAATATCGGCCAGAACATGGCCATCGTCCTTGACGACCGGGTCCAGAGCTACGCCGTCATCCGCAGCGTTCTGAGCCGTCGCGCCCAGATCGAACTCACCCCCGGAGCGTCCTTCCAGGAGGCGCAGGAACTCGCGCTCGTCCTTCGGGCCGGTGCGCTGCCCATGCCGATCGAAGTGGTCGAGGAGCGCAACGTGAGCGCCTCGCTCGGCGAAGATTCCATCCGGCAGGGCCGCACCGCCTTCATCATCGGGATCGTCGGCGTGATCATCATCATGATGATCTACTACCGGGCGGCAGGAATACTCGCCGTCGGGGCGCTGCTCACGTACGTCATCTTCATGCTGGGCGGTCTGGCCGGCCTCGAGGCGACGCTCACCCTGCCGGGCATCGCGGGTCTCATCCTCTCCATCGGCATGGCGGTGGATGCGAACGTCCTCATCTTCGAACGGGTGCGCGAGGAACTCGCGGCGGGGAAGACGCCGCGCACGGCGGTGGACGCGGGATTCGGCAACGCCCTGTCGGCGATCATCGACGCGAACCTCACGACACTCATCACCGGGATCATCCTCTTCCAGTTCGGGACCGGCGCGGTGCAGGGCTTCGCGGTGACGCTCTGCATCGGGATCCTCGCGTCGTTCTTCTCCGCGATCTACGTGACGCGGACGCTCTTCATCATGTACCTGAACCGACGCGGCTCCCGGGAGTCCGTGAGCATATAGGAACGAAGTCATCATGAGGGTCTTCCAGAACGCGAGCTACAAGTTCCTTTCCATGCGCCGGCCGGCGTACTTCGCGTCGGCCGCGATCATCACGATCGGCCTCCTGTCGATCATCTTTCGCGGCGGGCTGCGGACGGGCGTGGAGTTCACGGGAGGCGTCCTGCTCGAGGTCCAGTTCTCGCAGATGACCGATGTGGGTCAGATCCGCGACGCACTGTCGGTCGGCGGCACGACGGGCGTGCAGATTCAGCAGCTGCGGACGGTCGGAGCGGAGACGTACGATTTTCTGTTGCGCGTGCCGGTCGGGGAGGAGGAGGACCAGAACGCGATCCGGGACCAGATCAGGGCGAGCCTCGAGACGCAGTACTCCGCGGCCAGCTTCGAGATCGCGCGCGGCGATACGTTGAGCGCCAAAGTGGGGGACGAGTTCCAGCGCACCGCGGTCATCGCCGTGCTGCTTTCCTTCCTCCTGACCCTGATCTACCTCGCCTTCCGCTTCGAGTGGCGGTTCGGCGTCGCCGCCGTCATCGCGACGGTGCACGACATGCTCATCACCTTCGGGTTCATCTCGCTGTTCGACATCGAGATCAACCTCGCGACCGTCGCCGCGATCCTCACGATCATCGGATATTCGCTCAACGACACGATCGTCGTCTTCGACCGCGTACGGGAGAATCTCAGAAAGAAGCGGAAGGAACCGTACGACGCGACGCTTAACCGCAGCCTGAACGAGACGCTGCCCCGAACGGTTCTCACCAGCGGCACGACGCTGATCGCGCTGCTCTCGCTGGTCGTGATCGGGGGTGCCGTGATTCGGCCCTTCGCGGGCGTGCTCATCATCGGCGTGCTCATCGGGACGTATTCCTCGATCTTCGTGGCGTCGCCCGTGCTCGTCGAGATTCACGACCGGGCGCGCAGGCGCTCCGCGATCGCCGCCCGCACCTAGCGGCACCGGGCCAGGCGTGACCGGTACGGGAGCCGGGACGACGCTCTTCGACTCGCACCTTCATCTGACGGCGGCCCGCTTCGCCCCCGATCTCGAAGAGGTGGTGGACCGGGCCCGCGCGCGGGGCGTACACCGGATGGTCACGGTCGCCTCGGATCCCGAGGACGCCGAGCAGGCGCGGGCGCTGGCCGCGCGGACGCCCGGTCTGTGGGCGACGGCGGGACTTCATCCCCACGCGGCGGACCGGACCTCGGCCTCCCTCATGAGCGAGATCGACCGCATCGCCGAAGCCCCGGAGGTCGTCGCGATCGGCGAGACGGGGCTCGATTTCCATTACGACAATGCGGCCCGGACGGCGCAGCTGGAGAACTTCGAGGCGCACCTCGGGCTCGCGGCCCGGCTCGGTCTGCCGGTCGTCGTACACTCGCGCTCCGCGGAGGCCGAGACGGCGGAGCGGGTGAGGGAGTACGGCGACGGCGCCGCCGGAGTGCTGCACTGCTTCACGGGAGGCGAAGCACTCCTCCATGCCGCCCTGGATGCCGACTGGTACGTCTCCTTTTCGGGCCTCATCACGTTCGTCCCCGAGCTGGCCGAGTGGGCCCGCGCGGTGCCGGCGGAGCGGCTCCTCATCGAGACGGACGCCCCCTACCTGGCGCCCGCTCCCCGCCGCGGACGCCGAAACGAACCCGCCTACCTCACGCACACGTGCGAGCGGCTGGCGCAGGTGCGCGGCATGTCCTTCGAGGAAGCCGCGGCGCTCACGGCGGGCAACGCCCGCCGCTTCTACGGCGTGGAGGACGAGGCGTGAACCGCCCGGGGGCGGGCGGCGTTCAGATCCTGCCCGACCATGTCGCGAACCAGATCGCGGCGGGCGAGGTGGTGGAGCGTCCGGCCTCCGTCGTGAAGGAACTCGCCGAGAACGCAGTCGATGCCGGGGCGCGTCGCGTCGAGGTCACGCTCCGCAACGGTGGAAAGACCGAGATCCGGGTCTCGGACGACGGGAGCGGGATGAATCGCGAGGACGCCGTGCTCGCCCTGGACCGGCACGCGACAAGCAAGATCCGGAGCGTGGACGATCTGCGGAGCGTGCGCTCCTTCGGCTTCCGCGGCGAGGCGCTGCCCTCCATCGCGGCGGTCAGCCGTTTCGAACTGCACACGGCGCTGAGTCCGGAAGAGGGCGTGCGGGCGCGCGTGGACTTCGGGCGCATCCGCAGCGTCGATGACGTCCCGCGTCGGCGCGGGACGACGGTGACGGTCCGCGCGCTGTTCCACGACCTTCCCGCGCGTGCGAAGTTCCTCCGGAGTTCGGCCGCCGAGACGCGGGCCGCGGGCGAGGCGCTCGTGCTCCTCGCGCTCGCGAACCCGGCCGTCGGCTTTCGCCTCGAGTCGAATCGCCGCGCGTCCATGGATCTCGCCCCCGCGCGGGACTGGCTCGCACGGATCGGACAGCTCTGGGGCGACCTCGCCCCCACGCTCATCCCCGTGGAAGATGCGGGCGGGGCCGTGCGCGTCCGGGGCTTCATCCAGCGGCCCGACGCGGCGCGCGCGAGGGGAGGGCGCCGCTACACCTTCGTGAACGGTCGACCCTTCCGGGATGCCGCCCTCCTGCGGCTGGTGGATGACGCGTTCCGGACGACGGTCGTCGAGGGTCTTCGGCCGAGCCTCTTCCTGCGCATCGAGACCCCGCCCGCAGCGGTGGACGTCAACGTCCATCCGGCCAAGGCGGAGGTGCGCTTCCGCGACCGCGAGAGCGTCGAGACGGCGGTTCGCGACGCCGTGCGCGCCGCGCTGGCCCGGCTCGATTCGACGAAGCCCGTGGGGGTCCGCGGCAGCGCGCCCGACGCCGAGCCGGGGCATCGAACGTCCGCCCGCGGCCGCGCCGCGAAACCTCGCGGCGAGCCGACCGCGGAGATGCCGCAGTTCGCGCTCTTCGTCTCCGGACGCGACGACGCCGGCGGGCCGGGCGGGCCGGGGGTCGAAGCTGGCGCGGCCGGGCAGAGCGGCGCGGCGGAGGCGCCGTTCGCCGGTCCGGAACTGTGGCAACTCCACGACCGTTACATCCTGGCCGCGACCCGCGAGGGGCTCCTCATCGTCGACCAGCACTCGGCGCACGAGCGCGTGCTCTACGAGGAGATCATGGCGCGGTTCGAAACCGGAGGAGGCACCTCCCAGGCGCTGCTCTTTCCCGTCACCCTGCAGTTCTCCCCCCCGGAGGCCGAGGCGCTCGAGGACCTGGCCGGATTGCTCGCCCGGCAGGGTTTCGAGTTGGAGCCGTTCGGCGAGCGGACCTGGATTCTGACCGCGGCCCCTCAGCCCCACTCCCGGTTCGACGCCGAGCGCTGCCTGCGCGAGATGGTGCGGGAACTGGCAGAGGGCTCGCCGCTCGTGGACACGGCGCGCAACCAGCACGAGCGCCTCGCGAAGAGCATGGCGTGCAGGGGAGCCATCAAGGCGGGCGAGCCCATCTCGCCGGAAGAGGCGAGGGAACTTTTCGACCGGTTGTTCGCGACGCCGCTGCCCGGACACGATGTCCACGGCCGCCCGACGATCGTGCGCCTGAGCGTCGAGGAGCTCGACCGGCGGTTCGGCCGCGGGTAGCCGCCGCACCCGTGGGGAGTTCGCCCGTGCCCGTCATCGCGGGGCCTACGGCCTCGGGCAA
Protein-coding sequences here:
- a CDS encoding DUF5118 domain-containing protein is translated as MVQIVRSTRPLVLILSLSLLVVATGCIRPFARPAPAPTASAGGGPGPRGGGDDEDGPEPYAEVVTEEAVTDSGMVHVHRVDDKWLFEIPEEVLGRDILLVSRLAAVPEGMGYGGQKANTQVLRWERNGSDDERIFLRVVRHTNVADEALPVARAVRGANFEPILRAFDIEAL
- the secF gene encoding protein translocase subunit SecF → MRVFQNASYKFLSMRRPAYFASAAIITIGLLSIIFRGGLRTGVEFTGGVLLEVQFSQMTDVGQIRDALSVGGTTGVQIQQLRTVGAETYDFLLRVPVGEEEDQNAIRDQIRASLETQYSAASFEIARGDTLSAKVGDEFQRTAVIAVLLSFLLTLIYLAFRFEWRFGVAAVIATVHDMLITFGFISLFDIEINLATVAAILTIIGYSLNDTIVVFDRVRENLRKKRKEPYDATLNRSLNETLPRTVLTSGTTLIALLSLVVIGGAVIRPFAGVLIIGVLIGTYSSIFVASPVLVEIHDRARRRSAIAART
- a CDS encoding SLC13 family permease, producing MAQHRSENRSGTRSRGQRIGLWLGPLLFLLMLLLDLEPGRPEVTRMAAVAVLMATWWITDAIPLFATALLPLFLFPVLGIERTGETAPIYFNSTIVLFLGGFMIALTMEKWDVHRRIALWVIRAVGGGPARIVLGFMLAAAFLSMWISNTATAIMMVPVGLAVILRMEEQFGRGRTRAFSVSIMLGIAYACSAGGIATLVGTPPNLSLQRIFAITFPDAPHISFGVWFVMALPIAALMLVFAWILITRVFFRVPDEVSVDRDVVESEMRKLGPVAFEERAILAVFAATALLWVFRAPIEIGRLAIPGWSSLLPYGHLIDDGTVAITMASILFLVPTRSPGAKTATVMGPGVVRRLPWNIVLLFGGGFALAHGFQTTGLARFVGEGFSGLSTVPPLVLILVICLAMTFLTELTSNTATTEMVLPIFAAVAVATGVHPLLLMVPATLSASCAFMMPVATPPNAVVFGSNRVRIAEMARVGLFLNLIGAIVITLIFRAVGPLLFGIEPGVLPDWAHLGS
- a CDS encoding TatD family hydrolase; translated protein: MTGTGAGTTLFDSHLHLTAARFAPDLEEVVDRARARGVHRMVTVASDPEDAEQARALAARTPGLWATAGLHPHAADRTSASLMSEIDRIAEAPEVVAIGETGLDFHYDNAARTAQLENFEAHLGLAARLGLPVVVHSRSAEAETAERVREYGDGAAGVLHCFTGGEALLHAALDADWYVSFSGLITFVPELAEWARAVPAERLLIETDAPYLAPAPRRGRRNEPAYLTHTCERLAQVRGMSFEEAAALTAGNARRFYGVEDEA
- the mutL gene encoding DNA mismatch repair endonuclease MutL codes for the protein MNRPGAGGVQILPDHVANQIAAGEVVERPASVVKELAENAVDAGARRVEVTLRNGGKTEIRVSDDGSGMNREDAVLALDRHATSKIRSVDDLRSVRSFGFRGEALPSIAAVSRFELHTALSPEEGVRARVDFGRIRSVDDVPRRRGTTVTVRALFHDLPARAKFLRSSAAETRAAGEALVLLALANPAVGFRLESNRRASMDLAPARDWLARIGQLWGDLAPTLIPVEDAGGAVRVRGFIQRPDAARARGGRRYTFVNGRPFRDAALLRLVDDAFRTTVVEGLRPSLFLRIETPPAAVDVNVHPAKAEVRFRDRESVETAVRDAVRAALARLDSTKPVGVRGSAPDAEPGHRTSARGRAAKPRGEPTAEMPQFALFVSGRDDAGGPGGPGVEAGAAGQSGAAEAPFAGPELWQLHDRYILAATREGLLIVDQHSAHERVLYEEIMARFETGGGTSQALLFPVTLQFSPPEAEALEDLAGLLARQGFELEPFGERTWILTAAPQPHSRFDAERCLREMVRELAEGSPLVDTARNQHERLAKSMACRGAIKAGEPISPEEARELFDRLFATPLPGHDVHGRPTIVRLSVEELDRRFGRG
- the secD gene encoding protein translocase subunit SecD; this encodes MFGSVRWRLVWIAVLVAICGFALVPETIVDEVTGESERVWPLKLGLDLQGGMHLAVEIYDPENTLSGQDLDDAVERTLTTIRNRIDEFGVREPTVQRSGNRIIIELAGVDDSEQAKRIATETAFMEFKIVTDGQEFMDALERIDRAIVNEVGIENLQVTTLETEPEVDLSDILGGAADSATAEDAADAEDAVEGEGPADGEDPAADSLATEEEAADAVDEATARPLAALLGQGRILGEYLVPQEDQPTAAAWLELEGVREALPRGVTLHWGVEQVGAGAGSYVPLYVLDAEPLITGDMLQDAGPANRDPTFNQPIVPFETTRRGSRVFERGTARNIGQNMAIVLDDRVQSYAVIRSVLSRRAQIELTPGASFQEAQELALVLRAGALPMPIEVVEERNVSASLGEDSIRQGRTAFIIGIVGVIIIMMIYYRAAGILAVGALLTYVIFMLGGLAGLEATLTLPGIAGLILSIGMAVDANVLIFERVREELAAGKTPRTAVDAGFGNALSAIIDANLTTLITGIILFQFGTGAVQGFAVTLCIGILASFFSAIYVTRTLFIMYLNRRGSRESVSI
- a CDS encoding nuclear transport factor 2 family protein, producing MRIRTLAPFALALTIACGGAETEEAATTEEMTEAMDDAPAMSDAEAAMTEITDYYETHFNMGHGSMVGGRYSEDGLLWSASGAMVYGSEAVGAALQARIDAEGSQLAIHPGETMGFGDQIVSRGHYVLTGTVDGAEARNSGYYMAVAENVDGEWSLKGVVSNYDTPDQSMSAGQMMDMPEGMGGDLIQASGDYFATHYNMGHASMVANTFTENAVAMMPGERAREGRAAVEEGLQAMFDAGVTFSGISGWSAHELDEGHVVGIGTYGTEGPDGAGGGHFAGLYSRGEDGGLMLHWLVMGAHASGM